The segment CTCGCTAGTTACATAAGTCCTCGACAACGGGCACAGCTTTGAGTAAATGCGCGTAATTTTTGGCGACGTCAGGCTGCTTTAGCTGCATGAGATTTAACTAAGGCTGGCGTCGATATCCAGTATTGTTCACAATGGAGAATTTTGAGCGCATCGCACCTGATATTGAGAAATGCCGGCAGACTCAGTTTGGCAATAACTTAGGCCCGTTTCGTTGGTCAACTGCTGTGCGATGGACCTGGAGTCTGGAAACTCCAATCACCAGTTTGTATctacctgcacattcgaggactgattggccaccacccaatcacttGCTTTCGTATATGGCCCACCACTGTGAAAACTGCACTTAACTCGTGTTTTTGTCTCAACCTGAAGGCACGTAGCGTTGAGTTTTTCCAGCAAAAGGACTTCCTTTTCTTTATTCTACGCGTTACAGAATTTTTGTTCAAACGCTACTTTGGGCCTCTCCTTACATGAAGCACAGACGCTCAGAAGTTTGAGTGAGTTCGAAACGATTATGTAAACATTACATATAAGAATTACTCATATAAAGTTTCTCaatgacaaacaaaaacaaTCAAATCCCATATTTGCTAATCGTTTATTACTCCTTTTTAATTACAGAAGATGGTCAATTTAAAACTCAAAAACGGCTGTTCCTCCTCATTAActaaatgaatatttaattcacCATCGCGCAATTAGTTTGGAATGGGTTCATTAGTAGTCATTCAAGCGTTCTCTATTTGCTGAAAACCCCAAACAAAATTCAGTTCTAACAGGGATTTAGTGCGAGGATAGGATTGGGATCGTGCTGGATGCTTCTGTTGTGCCTTGACTCCAATTCACACTGCCGACTATCGTTGACCTATTGACCTATGACCCATTGGACTTTCCTGTTTTGTGTTTGACTGTGGTTCTGATTCCTGTGGAGTAGATATTAGtgatcaaataaaaaaataaactgtgCACCAACTTCTAATCACATGTGGTAAGTTTTCGGTTTCATACCAGGCGGTGTGAAGGATTAAGAACCAAATACTAAAGGCGTGAAGGAATGTAGCAATGGTGTGCTGCAGGACTTGACAGGTGGATGAGGAAAGACAGAATTCATATCACACTGGAAGCAATGTTGAATTCGGTATGATTAAAATAGTTCACATAATGACCTACAGAAATTGATGAATAATGATGACATAACTGTCATATTTAAACAATTAgtataaaaatatattgaatGCATCGCATGCATTTGAGAATAATGATCGCAAGCTGATGTAAATATTAATCTATGAGTTTTCAATACTGTTCGTTACATTTCCAAATCTTCCGTTGATTCTGCCTCTCGAAGAAGAAGTCTTTGCTCGGATTTCTTTTTGCCACCGATTTTCTTCACTGGCCGGCGATTACGTACTCCATCTTCCTCGTCCATCATGCGTAGTATTGTAGTCTACAAGCGACAGACAAAACAATTTTCCATTTGCATAATAGCACGATAGAATCAGTTGTACTCACTTGATCCGAACAATCCATTGGTGCTACGGAAATATCGCGCACGGCACGAAAATTACCACAGTTATTTAAATGCTCGTTCTCTAGCCGAAAATAGTTCCAAATAAATCGCCTGAAGACTTCCAGTGGACTTAGAATAGACACAATTATCTCCCGATCAATGTAGCCCATTTCGATAAGACTCATAGATAAAGTCCAGCCAAACCGAAGAATTAGATCTTCCACGATAGCAAAATAGTAAAACCACTGGAATGATAAAAACAGTGAAAATGAAGATGAGTTGATCGTAAACTGATCGAGGATGCACTAATGATATGGGACAACAGAACATAGATCATTGAAGGATgagaaattattgaaaatactTACAGTTGATCCGTACACCACCTCATCCCTCAAGAACTTATTATCACTTGCTTTTGAATCAAACAGGCCCCAATCCATTTTAATGTCCCAGGTGTACGCGTAGCAGGATGATaaaatcgaagaaattatccacaGATAGAACCAGGGATTGTCGGTACTTTTCTCATACTGATCCGTGGTAGCCTGGGTCAGCGAGGAGAAGGCGACCACGAAGAAAGAGGTGGAATACTTCACAGCATTCGCCAAATGGGGATGAGCGTCCCGAGTATCCCGGAATCGTCGCAAACATTGTGCCATTCGAAACCATGCCGGAAGCATGGCTACAATCGGTCGAATCCAAAGTGAGTTGTTGATACACTGGTTCGGATTTTCCGCATGATCCCAGTTGGTGATGGTGGAATAAAAGCATATAAAGTACTGAATATCGAGAAATGCGGGAACGATACtattcagctgatctgcaagcCAGAAATCGGCAAAGTTGACGTAGAAAAATGGCGCTAGAATAATACGGCTGAGAATTTTGATTGTCCAGAAACGAGCTTCGTGGCGAAAGGTTCTAGTGGGATTGAACAAAAAGGCCACCATTACAATGTACAGAGCCAGCGGGCTAATATAAGCGGGTATTCCAAGAGAATCAGAATAAAGATAGGCAAGCACGCTTAGTGTCCAGATAACTCCAAATATTGAAGCTAGCTCCATGATATGTTGTTCAGAAAGATGATTTCGAGGATCCAACTCGAATATCAACACGTGATTAACACCAGATGATCGCCATCCGTACACGTTGATTCCCCACAGGAATAAAAATTCTACTATCAGTAATGGTCCTCGGTATAACCGAAAAGCAGCCATCCAATCATTTCCTCGAACATGAAACATGGCTGACAGGACAACGGCCACACAAAGCACCAGCAATGATCCGGAAAATAGTCCAACCTTGAACGTCGTCCAAGGGCTTTGCTGTTCGCCAAGCGGAGGCACTCGTAAGCGCTTCATTGCTCGCTGCCGGTCTCCTCCTTCAATTTCATTGGTGACAATACTTTCGGTTTCGTGAATTAATCGATCGATATCTTTAT is part of the Sabethes cyaneus chromosome 2, idSabCyanKW18_F2, whole genome shotgun sequence genome and harbors:
- the LOC128737406 gene encoding xenotropic and polytropic retrovirus receptor 1; amino-acid sequence: MKFAEHLSAHITPEWRKQYIMYEEMKAQLYAAVEQSPSAELVDPEMLTRYFAKFDEQFFHFCDSELAKINTFYSEKLAEATRKFANLRSELSETLELEENTKKKKDNLHRVKKNLLRKKNVSVRKIQELKLAFSEFYLSLILLQNYQNLNFTGFRKILKKHDKLLNVDFGARWRAENVESAHFYTNKDIDRLIHETESIVTNEIEGGDRQRAMKRLRVPPLGEQQSPWTTFKVGLFSGSLLVLCVAVVLSAMFHVRGNDWMAAFRLYRGPLLIVEFLFLWGINVYGWRSSGVNHVLIFELDPRNHLSEQHIMELASIFGVIWTLSVLAYLYSDSLGIPAYISPLALYIVMVAFLFNPTRTFRHEARFWTIKILSRIILAPFFYVNFADFWLADQLNSIVPAFLDIQYFICFYSTITNWDHAENPNQCINNSLWIRPIVAMLPAWFRMAQCLRRFRDTRDAHPHLANAVKYSTSFFVVAFSSLTQATTDQYEKSTDNPWFYLWIISSILSSCYAYTWDIKMDWGLFDSKASDNKFLRDEVVYGSTWFYYFAIVEDLILRFGWTLSMSLIEMGYIDREIIVSILSPLEVFRRFIWNYFRLENEHLNNCGNFRAVRDISVAPMDCSDQTTILRMMDEEDGVRNRRPVKKIGGKKKSEQRLLLREAESTEDLEM